A window from Salvia miltiorrhiza cultivar Shanhuang (shh) chromosome 2, IMPLAD_Smil_shh, whole genome shotgun sequence encodes these proteins:
- the LOC131009578 gene encoding uncharacterized protein LOC131009578 has translation MQFFAEIAGTPSNVHQPMPPTSPINPPTPTIQINQQQPIMVDKAGLNLPQVSNNFSTQRHSHGECHDKEKFDVEFSKGVAEESTPTSFAGRTSGNSQDHKITTSNTNVSDLIKGDNTKKASATEFHRPSTTSFASLLRRPRQIERTPDVLVHRFTSLQPDFSGEIPTLRVPKEHLLPKINQFEHALIGRLLLRKGEKPRLLTDLKRDLQVAWNIDKDWQIIPMGKSFYTIKFNTAEDKAFVQKSTSWELPFGTMRLREWVVIMNCRWSTWNFKIAVVHGVNTYAGRRRLWLDLLDHIDGNVVFIGDFNAVKGAHERSSDCMPNSTACAEFCDFIEATGFIETLTVGLKYTWSGRRFMPTHVESRLDRSIYADSFANLWSSVFVQALPRSSRVESVFGNVDSCIMNTQQELLEIQNQIARDGYTEDLFDKEVEAQAKINVVLSRQSSLLQQKSRVSWLQDGDRNTKLFNAMLRFRRKPHIVSHMEINGDMNYDQKVIGDHIVDFFSSLFSTSSQANTDIAAVETVIEEMVEDRYNNLLIRLPDEEEISAAVFQMKPNSSPGPDGFSGVWIKMGAIDAQLILAPMEALVLRRWMELSLCCPGLVRDGVSVESFRVWVEF, from the exons ATGCAGTTCTTTGCTGAGATTGCCGGCACGCCGTCGAACGTCCACCAACCGATGCCGCCAACGTCGCCGATCAATCCACCGACGCCAACGAtacaaatcaaccaacaacagCCGATAATGGTTGATAAGGCAGGGCTGAATCTGCCGCAAGTTTCCAATAATTTCTCTACTCAACGTCATAGCCATGGAGAATGTCACGACAAAGAGAAATTTGATGTTGAATTTTCAAAGGGTGTGGCTGAGGAATCTACGCCGACGTCTTTTGCTGGTAGAACTTCTGGAAATTCACAGGATCATAAAATCACTACATCCAATACTAACGTTTCGGATTTGATCAAGGGAGACAATACTAAGAAGGCCTCGGCGACGGAGTTTCACCGGCCGAGCACCACTTCTTTTGCTTCACTTCTGAGGAGACCCCGACAAATTGAACGTACGCCGGATGTGCTTGTTCATCGATTCACTTCACTGCAACCGGATTTCTCTGGTGAAATACCCACGCTTAGGGTCCCAAAAGAGCATCTGCTGcccaaaataaatcaatttgagcatgctttaattggtcgtcttctactgaggaaaggagagaagccgCGTCTTCTCACTGATCTTAAACGTGATCTTCAGGTGGCTTGGAATATTGACAAGGATTGGCAAATCATCCCCATGGGAAAGAGCTtctacactattaaatttaataccgcTGAAGACAAGGCGTTCGTTCAGAAAAGCACTTCTTGGGAGTTACCTTTCGGAACCATGCGGTTACGCGAATGG GTGGTTATCATGAACTGCAGATGGTCGACGTGGAATTTTAAAATCGCGGTGGTGCATGGCGTTAACACGTATGCTGGCAGACGGCGCTtgtggttggatcttctggatcatattgatggtaatgttgtctttattggcgattttaatgcggtgaaaggcgcccatgaaagaagtagtgactgTATGCCTAACTCTACTGCTTGTGCGGAGTTCTGTGATTTCATTGAAGCCACCGGTTTCATTGAGACGCTTACGGTTGGTCTGAAGTACACGTGGTCTGGTCGTAGATTTATGCCTACCCATGTGGAGTCTCGTCTGGATAGATCGATTTATGCTGATTCTTTTGCAAATCTCTGGAGTTCGGTTTTTGTTCAAGCTCTGCCAC GTTCTTCGCGCGTGGAATCGGTTTTTGGAAATGTTGATTCTTGtatcatgaatactcaacaagagcttttggagattCAAAATCAGATTGCCAGGGATGGTTACACGGAGGATCTCTTTGATAAAGAAGTGGAAGCCCAAGCTAAGATCAACGTTGTGCTTTCCAGGCAGAGCTCGCTTTTACAGCAAAAAAGCCGGGTGTCTTGGCTTCAAGATGGAGACAGGAACACGAAATTATTTAATGCGATGCTTAGGTTTCGTCGAAAACCTCACATCGTTTCTCACATGGAGATCAATGGAGATATGAATTACGATCAGAAGGTTATTGGGGATCATATCGTggatttcttctcttctttgttttcgactAGCAGTCAAGCTAATACTGATATTGCGGCGGTAGAGACGGTTATTGAGGAAATGGTCGAAGATCGTTATAATAATTTGCTCATTCGTTTAccggatgaagaggaaatttctGCTGCGGTTTTTCAGATGAAGCCGAACAGCTCGCCGGGCCCAGATGGTTTCTCGG